One segment of Plasmodium vivax chromosome 14, whole genome shotgun sequence DNA contains the following:
- a CDS encoding hypothetical protein, conserved (encoded by transcript PVX_100725A): protein MYVNPGNSKYHMGMNPPQPMPPPSARMNSFPPCPTGPNSIAVGGNSFHMQRKNQMMYPPHGSEKNNPMVFDIPPGLNSVDSFPRDVKKDDGIFLGNFRGPPPPYGRPAPAPYRLGGGPLFQGEPYPVEGYPSEMYQGEMYQGEMYQGEMYQGEMYQGEMYQGETYQGETYQGETYQGEMYQGEMYQGETYQGETYQGETYQGETYPGGGYPGGGYPFEGYPGEAHQGDPKNEGKGSATTYNINVDGRERLQNDYNQNFVNTGERPQNFIRDSDENKRFDKYPKLKQLLELKNQIIKKRSTPARYINCDLRSFDLGTLGTKFDVILIDPPWKEYYDRKIYNLDLLSSMHIENYDLNGDINNDRDKFWSLEDLASLEIEKIADVPSFLFLWCGITHLEDARVLLNKWGYRRCEDICWLKTNIKETNKKVKYLNETNNENSFLQRTTEHCLVGIKGAVRRSYDIHFIHANLDTDVIIAEETDENIYNNNKPEELYKIIEKFCLGRRKIELFGTNRNIRNGWLTLGKNLDTTLFNREEYTGWFEGDVAWPEATSYVGGKYMGTTTEIENLRPKSPPRSAT, encoded by the coding sequence ATGTACGTCAACCCAGGCAATAGCAAATACCACATGGGGATGAACCCCCCCCAGCCGATGCCCCCCCCAAGCGCGAGGATGAacagcttccccccctgcccAACGGGCCCAAATAGCATCGCCGTAGGAGGAAACAGCTTTCACATGCAGAGGAAAAATCAAATGATGTACCCCCCGCATGGCAGTGAGAAGAACAACCCCATGGTGTTTGACATACCGCCTGGCCTAAATAGCGTGGATAGTTTCCCTAGAGATGTAAAAAAGGACGATGGGATTTTCCTGGGAAATTTCAGaggcccccctcccccgtatGGCCGGCCCGCACCTGCGCCGTACCGCCTGGGCGGGGGGCCCCTGTTCCAGGGGGAGCCATACCCGGTCGAGGGGTACCCGAGCGAAATGTACCAAGGTGAAATGTACCAAGGTGAAATGTACCAAGGTGAAATGTACCAAGGTGAAATGTACCAAGGTGAAATGTACCAAGGTGAAACGTACCAAGGTGAAACGTACCAAGGTGAAACGTACCAAGGTGAAATGTACCAAGGTGAAATGTACCAAGGTGAAACGTACCAAGGTGAAACGTACCAAGGTGAAACGTACCAAGGTGAAACGTACCCAGGTGGGGGATACCCAGGTGGGGGGTACCCATTTGAGGGCTACCCTGGAGAGGCGCACCAGGGCGACCCAAAGAACGAGGGAAAAGGCAGCGCAACGACGTACAACATAAACGTAGACGGGAGGGAAAGGCTCCAAAATGATTACAatcaaaattttgtgaaCACAGGAGAAAGGCCACAGAATTTTATAAGAGACAGCGACGAAAATAAAAGGTTTGATAAATACCCCAAATTGAAGCAACTGCTGGAATTGAAAAACCAAATCATTAAGAAGAGGTCCACCCCAGCAAGGTACATCAATTGTGACTTGAGGTCATTCGATTTAGGAACCTTAGGAACCAAATTCGACGTCATCCTAATAGACCCCCCCTGGAAAGAATACTATGATAGAAAAATCTACAATTTAGATTTACTAAGCAGCATGCATATAGAAAATTACGACTTAAATGGAGACATTAATAATGACAGGGATAAATTCTGGTCATTAGAAGATTTGGCTAGCttagaaattgaaaaaattgcagatgTGCCttcgttcctttttctgtGGTGTGGAATCACACACCTGGAAGATGCCCGTGTTTTGCTAAACAAATGGGGCTACCGTAGATGTGAAGACATCTGCTGGTTAAAAACGAACATAAAGGAAACGAACAAAAAGGTAAAGTACCTAAACGAGACGAACAATGAAAATTCGTTTTTGCAGAGAACCACGGAGCACTGCCTGGTGGGCATTAAGGGAGCCGTCAGACGATCCTACGACATCCATTTCATTCACGCCAATCTAGACACTGATGTCATCATAGCAGAGGAGACGGATGAAAATATCTACAACAATAATAAGCCGGAGGAGctgtataaaattattgaaaaGTTCTGCttggggaggaggaaaatcGAACTGTTTGGCACCAATAGGAACATCCGGAATGGGTGGCTGACTTTGGGCAAGAATTTGGACACCACTCTCTTCAACCGCGAGGAGTACACTGGGTGGTTCGAGGGCGACGTCGCCTGGCCCGAGGCCACTTCCTACGTGGGCGGCAAGTACATGGGCACCACCACCGAGATTGAGAATTTGCGCCCCAAGTCTCCCCCGCGGAGCGCCACCTAG
- a CDS encoding tetQ family GTPase, putative (encoded by transcript PVX_100720A): MLRRALGLKAAQRAARTRRFFSQELVNLGILAHIDAGKTTISEDILYCANEIKVKGSIQDQNTQLDFLRQERERGITIKTAYSCFKWNNVKVNLIDTPGHVDFSNETFLSLCVSDRCVIVVDAKEGIQIQTFHLFHYIRENLPIFFFLNKMDVHETDLNYNIENLKKNLSRKSVLVTYPLYESKMLKFILDLPSMCIYWYPQGRYGQKFAYRRMALASVLQHVDCQVVRRHFAAIGVGEVGDAGEAGEPTPTDGKPTPTADEAITTERLLKVLSKETIHHALQKREELVEALCDLEPDLERKYVNNICIEYSEVRSCLAKWITLKEIFPVFAGSALNSLGVHLLLDYITSGGVALPGEHSDRGMAPSGVKAAQMGSKANDVRRNFQVGSSPMGGSHPIGGQRSGGSLPHGVATPDEATPDVAPPSLHNSSTSVGPPQEASKRPPLKERYKTVLFIFKLVSEKNGHNTFCKVLKGELAKDAKILNVRSGRTEVVKGLYKVKADRYVMINRLGTNDIGMVRGLEHVLVCDFMCEVEEPPHNADGVGVVGGPDRQVSPSRLRSTLRSRNDGAADRERKKKGEAAGQGGQEGQKGQRRWGSQAGQRSRGSPAGQLNQDRPLHDIYTHMRHEIESKELWFFLKSYTKRISRNVIVCTCAIEPKDCKKEGELKQVLRNICLEDKSIVVYTDPNRKLIIGSIGILNIEVTLDKIKSDYGIDIRTEEVEVVEREYLTGHYEETMTKEMKVNCNLSNITIGLAIREKEFVDVSRFIQNALRCDSVSQLVRSTRGGEANGGAANEEAANEEASLEEHNITAVQPNGSFQTPLKRDDSVFWTPPPNQPNCSIEVELNNSGEGLSGAVGRGDCTPQIRINANCEEGGRIDGARGWASGVKEYLHPPEEQPDEPVEEHIEEDVEEYLLNFNYEDLFQSSVRVHKNVHLYISELQRKQKKKKNFYEEILQSCIVTLKNCLASGFQTSGSIISTEVEITMLGLSDDTTVAVAKYACNDLYYRMIKRANVCVAKPISLLQIQTEESFVGIIVKDLIQQRSGTIVQITKDGDSRHLKSMKILAIAPVKLTHNYATVLRSISSGHAHCLMTFCGYSRAG; this comes from the coding sequence atGCTGCGGAGGGCGCTGGGCCTGAAGGCCGCCCAGCGCGCAGCGCGCACGCGGCGCTTTTTCTCGCAGGAGCTGGTGAACCTGGGCATCCTTGCGCACATCGACGCGGGGAAGACGACCATATCGGAGGACATTCTGTACTGCGCCAACGAAATAAAGGTGAAGGGGAGCATCCAAGACCAAAACACGCAGCTCGATTTTTTAAGGCAAGAGAGGGAAAGGGGAATAACCATCAAAACGGCCTACTCATGCTTCAAATGGAACAATGTAAAGGTAAATTTAATAGACACCCCAGGCCACGTAGACTTCAGCAACGAAACGTTCCTCTCCCTTTGCGTTTCAGACAGGTGCGTCATCGTGGTGGATGCCAAGGAGGGCATCCAAATTCAAACCTTCCACCTGTTTCACTACATAAGGGAAaatctccccatttttttttttttaaacaaaatggatgtaCACGAAACGGATCTCAATTACAACATAGAAAAtctaaaaaagaatttgagTCGAAAGAGTGTCCTTGTGACTTACCCTCTGTATGAAAGTAAAATGTTAAAGTTTATTTTGGACCTGCCGTCTATGTGCATTTATTGGTATCCTCAGGGGAGGTATGGGCAGAAGTTCGCCTACAGGAGGATGGCCCTCGCCTCGGTTTTGCAGCACGTGGATTGCCAAGTGGTCAGGCGTCATTTTGCCGCAATAGGGGTGGGAGAAGTAGGAGATGCTGGAGAGGCGGGAGAGCCGACCCCAACTGATGGAAAGCCAACCCCAACCGCTGACGAGGCGATCACCACGGAGCGCCTCCTAAAAGTGCTCTCTAAAGAGACCATCCACCACGCGTTACAGAAACGGGAGGAGCTCGTGGAGGCCCTCTGCGATTTGGAGCCAGACCTGGAGCGAAAATACGTAAACAATATCTGCATAGAGTACAGCGAGGTGAGGAGCTGCTTGGCCAAATGGATCACCCTGAAGGAGATCTTCCCCGTGTTTGCCGGCAGTGCTCTGAATTCGCTTGGCGTTCACCTCCTCTTGGATTACATCACGAGCGGTGGGGTCGCATTACCGGGTGAGCACTCCGATAGGGGGATGGCCCCATCTGGGGTAAAGGCAGCACAGATGGGTTCCAAAGCGAACGATGTGCGGAGGAACTTCCAAGTGGGGTCTTCCCCAATGGGTGGAAGTCATCCCATTGGAGGACAACGCAGTGGAGGGAGTCTCCCCCATGGTGTAGCCACCCCTGATGAGGCTACCCCCGATGTGGCTCCCCCCTCGCTTCACAACTCAAGCACCTCCGTTGGACCCCCCCAGGAGGCTTCAAAAAGACCCCCACTCAAAGAGCGGTACAAAACTGTGCTGTTCATATTCAAACTTGTGAGCGAAAAGAACGGGCACAACACATTTTGCAAGGTGCTCAAGGGGGAGCTAGCCAAAGATGCCAAGATTCTAAACGTGCGAAGTGGAAGAACCGAAGTGGTGAAGGGTCTTTACAAAGTCAAAGCGGATAGGTACGTCATGATCAATCGGTTGGGGACGAACGATATAGGAATGGTTCGTGGGCTCGAGCACGTCCTCGTTTGCGATTTTATGTGCGAAGTGGAGGAACCGCCTCACAACGCTGACGGTGTAGGCGTAGTAGGGGGGCCAGACCGCCAGGTGAGCCCCTCCAGGTTGCGCTCCACGTTGCGATCCAGGAATGATGGCGCAGCTGAtagggagaggaaaaaaaaaggagaggcgGCCGGTCAGGGAGGCCAAGAAGGTCAAAAAGGCCAACGAAGATGGGGAAGCCAAGCGGGCCAACGAAGCCGAGGAAGCCCAGCGGGCCAACTCAACCAGGACCGCCCCCTCCACGACAtctacacacacatgcgACACGAAATCGAAAGCAAAGAGTTGTGGTTCTTCCTCAAGAGTTACACAAAAAGGATCAGCAGAAACGTCATCGTATGCACTTGCGCTATAGAGCCCAAGgattgcaaaaaggaaggcgaACTGAAGCAAGTGCTGCGAAACATCTGCTTGGAAGACAAGAGCATCGTCGTCTACACAGACCCGAATCGAAAGCTCATCATTGGGTCGATAGGCATATTGAACATAGAAGTTACGctagacaaaataaaaagtgatTATGGCATAGATATCAGGACGGAGGAGGTGGAGGTAGTGGAGAGGGAGTACCTTACGGGGCACTACGAAGAGACCATGACGAAAGAGATGAAGGTGAATTGTAACCTCTCCAACATAACGATTGGCCTGGCCATTCGCGAGAAGGAGTTCGTGGACGTTTCGAGGTTCATCCAAAATGCGCTGAGGTGTGACAGCGTGTCGCAGTTGGTGAGGtccaccagggggggagaagccaacGGGGGAGCAGCGAACGAAGAAGCCGCCAACGAGGAGGCATCCCTGGAAGAGCATAACATCACAGCCGTGCAGCCGAATGGTTCCTTCCAGACCCCACTGAAGAGAGATGACTCTGTTTTTTGGACCCCGCCCCCGAATCAACCCAACTGCAGCATCGAGGTGGAGCTTAACAACTCAGGCGAGGGGCTATCCGGTGCTGTGGGGCGGGGCGACTGTACACCCCAAATTAGGATTAACGCGAACTGTGAGGAGGGGGGTCGAATCGATGGCGCACGCGGTTGGGCGAGTGGGGTGAAAGAATATTTACACCCCCCCGAGGAGCAGCCGGACGAACCCGTGGAGGAACACATAGAGGAAGACGTGGAGGAGTACCTCCTCAACTTCAATTACGAGGACCTGTTCCAAAGCAGCGTGCGCGTCCATAAGAACGTACACCTGTACATCTCAGAGCTGcagaggaaacaaaaaaaaaaaaaaaacttttacgAAGAAATTTTACAGAGTTGTATTGTCACCCTGAAGAACTGCCTAGCCAGTGGCTTCCAAACAAGCGGAAGCATCATCAGCACGGAGGTAGAAATCACAATGTTGGGCCTATCGGATGACACCACAGTTGCGGTGGCCAAGTACGCGTGTAATGACTTGTACTATCGAATGATTAAGCGAGCCAACGTGTGCGTAGCGAAGCCCATATCTCTGCTGCAGATTCAGACGGAGGAGTCCTTCGTCGGCATTATTGTGAAGGACTTAATTCAGCAGAGGAGTGGCACCATTGTTCAGATCACGAAGGATGGTGACTCCCGCCATCTTAAGAGCATGAAGATCCTCGCCATCGCCCCGGTCAAGCTCACGCACAACTACGCCACCGTTCTGCGGTCCATTTCGAGCGGCCACGCGCACTGTCTGATGACCTTTTGCGGTTACAGCCGGGCGGGTTAA
- a CDS encoding serine hydroxymethyltransferase, putative (encoded by transcript PVX_100730A), whose translation MFNNEPLEQIDKELHDILADEEKRQRETINLIASENLTNGAVRECLGNRVSNKYSEGYPKKRYYGGNDFIDKIEELCQKRALEAFNVSDEEWGVNVQPLSGSAANVQALYALVGVKGKIMGMHLCSGGHLTHGFFDEKKKVSITSDMFESKLYKCNSQGYVDLDAVREMALSFKPKVIICGYTSYPRDIDYQQFRQICDEVNAYLFADISHISSFVACNILNNPFLHADVVTTTTHKILRGPRSALIFFNKKRNPGIEQKINSAVFPSFQGGPHNNKIAAVACQLKEVHSPAFKEYTQQVLLNSKALAKALISKQIDLVTNGTDNHLIVVDLRKFSITGSKLQETCNAINVSLNKNTIPSDVDCVSPSGVRIGTPAMTTRGAKEKDMEFIADVLARAIKITVDLQEQYGKKLVDFKKGLPGNAQLQQLKQEVVTWAGALPFP comes from the exons ATG TTTAACAACGAGCCGCTGGAACAAATCGACAAGGAGCTGCACGACATTTTGGCCGACGAGGAGAAGAGGCAGAGGGAGACCATAAACTTGATAGCCTCCGAG AACCTGACGAACGGCGCCGTGCGCGAGTGCCTCGGGAACCGAGTGAGCAACAAGTACTCGGAGGGCTACCCCAAGAAGAGGTACTACGGAGGGAACGACTTCATTGACAAAATCGAGGAGCTCTGCCAGAAGAGGGCGCTGGAGGCCTTCAACGTAAGCGACGAAGAATGGGGAGTGAACGTGCAGCCCCTCTCAGGATCCGCAGCCAATGTGCAAGCCCTCTACGCTCTCGTAGGcgtaaagggaaaaataatggGCATGCACCTATGCTCAGGAGGGCACCTAACACATGGGTTTTtcgacgaaaaaaaaaaagtctctATCACCTCAGATATGTTTGAATCAAAGCTGTATAAGTGTAACAGCCAAGGGTACGTAGATTTAGATGCAGTGCGCGAGATGGCCTTGTCCTTCAAACCGAAAGTTATAATCTGTGGGTACACGAGCTACCCTAGAGATATAGATTACCAGCAGTTTAGGCAAATCTGTGACGAAGTGAATGCATATTTGTTTGCAGACATTTCCCACATCTCAAGTTTCGTCGCATGCAATATACTCAACAACCCATTTCTCCATGCCGATGTGGTTACCACAACGACccataaaattttaagagGACCCAGAAGCgcattaatatttttcaataaaaaaaggaaccccgGAATTGAGCAGAAAATAAACAGTGCTGTGTTTCCAAGCTTCCAGGGGGGACCCCACAACAACAAAATTGCAGCTGTTGCGTGTCAACTGAAGGAGGTTCACTCACCCGCCTTTAAGGAATACACACAGCAAGTTCTCCTAAACAGTAAGGCACTAGCCAAAGCGCTAATCAGCAAACAGATTGACTTAGTAACCAACGGAACGGACAATCATCTCATCGTCGTAGATTTGAGGAAGTTTAGCATCACGGGGTCTAAGCTGCAAGAAACTTGTAACGCCATCAACGTGTCTCTTAATAAGAATACCATTCCGTCTGACGTAGACTGCGTCTCGCCCAGCGGGGTACGCATCGGCACTCCTGCCATGACCACCAGAGgtgcaaaggaaaaggatATGGAGTTCATTGCAGATGTTTTAGCCAGGGCCATCAAAATAACTGTGGACTTGCAGGAGCAGTATGGCAAAAAGCTCGTCGACTTTAAGAAGGGCTTGCCTGGGAATGCTCAACTGCAGCAGTTGAAGCAGGAGGTCGTCACCTGGGCTGGCGCCTTGCCCTTCCCCTGA